In the genome of Acanthopagrus latus isolate v.2019 chromosome 4, fAcaLat1.1, whole genome shotgun sequence, the window AACATCTACTGTACAAGTGAGCAGAGACATGTTTCCAAATTGATTTGTTCATTATTTCTCACCGATTCTGGGGTTGCGTGCATATTTTTCCCAATAGATGCCCAAGCTTCAGGGGTTAACTGTTGGTCAATGTCTCTCTCCAACACCTTCTGTATTGGGTGGCAGGGTGTTAGATTGCTTATTTAGATACATTTGGAAACCTCTAAGGAAACTTTTGTCTTCACAGCTGCAATCTCACACACTACAGTACTTTTGCTAAACATCAGACGTTTAAAATGAGCACAAAAGACCACTGCGCACTCTGTCCCAGAATCAACTGTAACAGACATGCTCCACTATATACAAATTACAATTAGCACTATATGCATGgctacacacaagcacacgcgcacacacacagtctcacacacacagtctcacacacacacacacacacacaaagtctctctctcaaacacacacacactccgtcaCGTGTCCTCACCTTTTTGTACTTGTGTGGGTAAGTGCACCTCTCTATGGTTCCCTGAGAGGCTCCTCGGTTCACAGTCCCCAATCTTTCCTCTAAATGCAGCAGGTCCTGAATGGAGGTAATATAAACAAACCACTAAGATAAAgacaggcacaaacaacccaCCCAGACAGACTGTTTCTTGGAGGTATCGCTGCTGACAACCCCATAAAAATGGAGTTTACATATGTGATTTTACGTCATTAATGGTATGGATGTACAATacaatttgtattttcttcacGATACGTGaactttgtgtttcagctgctacctgtgcataaaaaaaatatattactgTAACTGTTAATATTCTTTAACAGCTGTATACTATTCGCCCTGTTTGGATGATATATTATGGATTAGTGTACTAACTGGGATTTCTAACTTTGTGACAGtatgaaaaatattgataagtggtgttttttttactggttttgAACAATGAACccaaaaaagaaggaagggtaatgacatcatcaatatTTCTTTGGTGCTAGGCTGTGGTGACAGTTGTACTGAAGTCTAGGAAGAAACACACTATAACACATCTATTATCTATATTTTTGAGAAGATTACAAAATATGGAGGTATATATCATACATCAGGATTTGTTCTAAAATATACAATGATACTAGTAATAACACAAATATTGTTTGAATTATCTTAATATCATTTTAAGGTTTTACTGCCTTCATGTACAACTGACTGGGCGCTGCTGGTGTCGGATCGATGCATAAACTCGTGTGCCACTGTCAGAGGCATTTCTGCTACTGGTAACAGCTTTCAAACAACCCTAGttaatgtgttgttatttaGTTTGGTTTCACTTACAAAACCGTACACAAGTTAATTACATAATTATGTGACTTAACTGTATACTTCAGTATGTAatcatctttgtttgtttcctatGTGGAActttttaacccaaaccatgatttCTATTTTTCCACCATTCTTAAATATCCCGTGACTGAAAGAGGACACAGAAATGTATCATCTGTCGAGCCAATCCCCATTGCGATGTTTTGCCTATAATTTGGTAGAGGTACGCGTTTTGGCAACAAGAGTAGCTTTTCCTTCATAAATCCCCACCAATTTAGCGGTTGAAGCCTGTGACTCAGTGAGTTTCGACTTGTTTATGAAATAGTCCATGCGCCCCAGAGCTCGGGAATCACACCGCAAACATTATGATTAATTGCCAATCTGCACTGCCAACTGAGTTACAGCAACCTCGAACTTAACAAGATGTTAAACTGAGCAAACTCCATCCAGCAAGGAAGAAAGTGAGATGTGGCTGAATGCTCTGGAATAAGCCGgcaagaaatacaaataaactcATTATTATAGTATCACAACCGTGATCAGTCAAGTGGTGATGAGTCAAGCAAttataataaatgaaacagTAATACAGTTTATTCAgaggatttagattttttttaaaacacacacacacacacacacacacacacacacacacacacacacgcacacaaaagaAAACGTCCTCACCTCATAGGTTCTTCCAAAGCCAGTCATTCTAGATGAGATGTACCGAATGTGAGGGTAGGTCACTTCAGATATGCCAGTGTgctgtgagagaaagaaaacacaggacaaTACTTTTACAAAAACTTCGATaagacattttctcaaaataatCTCAACACGTCTCAATCATATATGTACTTCACAGGGGCCCTTAGTAGTTTTCATTTCATAGTTATTTCAGAAGCTTGTTATCAACAACTGTCCTGAGTGGACATGTGGACAGCTTAattcacacctggcattaaaATGCGTCTCGACATACATCTCCAGTGATCACCTGTCACTGGATCTCAATGAATAAATTCCTTCCACAAACAAATTGTATCTtcacaactcacaaaattaGGCAATTTTTTACTTTCTCCACAGGCGATAAATAAATGGCCTATATTGGTTGCTGTTTACTGTACAagtaaaatttgacatgtttacatgttaaaacatttgttcGAACAGCTGCAAAATGTAAGGAGGTACAGACAGACTTAAGACTCTGAAGCAGACAGGCTTGTCCAACAAGGAACATTTTTACAAGGAAATACACAACTTAATGTTTTACCTTGAATGCAAGAATGCATTCATAATTTGGAATTTCTCTTGGCAAAGTTTTTCAAAGTTTGGTAGGTTTCTCCTCACTCCAATACTCTTACAAACATGCAATTTGTAAGTGAGTCTGGGGATTAGTTCAATGGCTAGTTGAAATGGACAGTGTGCTCACAAACATCTGCGGCTAACATTAACATGTTAAGAGTTATGTTAGGGATCAGGCAGTTAAACTACACGCTAAAACTCACAATGAAGCTGTGTAAAACCAAGGGGCGCTGCAGATTCATGTGATCTGTAGGTTTATTATTACAAATGATCtgatacaaaaaatacagatcATGGCTGCTTTAACTTTAATTATGGTCTGTGTAACTGACATTTTGTCATAGACTGACTAATTTTTTGTGTAAGACATTACAGCTGGTGACATCtctaaaattaaaatttaacTTGAGTTTTCCAAAGATAATTAAATGGGCCTCTGAATGTGTTCACATGGCAAATATTTCATGATGAAGGTCATAGACGGATACAAATTAAAACTAATGAACTCTGCTGAGACGGTTCATCAAAATTCACTTGCATATTATTTGGTTCTACGTCTCTACCCCCTAATTCTGAGCGTGCATGCTGTGATGAACAGTCAATGTGCCCAACACATTTGGAAAACAGCAGCCGGAATTTATGTGCACTCGCATTGATGCTACAGAGGAGAACTGATTGTAGAAGACAACTAATGTTTGGAGGTTTGAGGGTGACCGAGTGAAAAAAAGCAATAGCATCAGGAAACTGTCGACGCTATGTGTGCTGGATCCGTCTCAAGGCTTGTGGATTTGTTGAGTGTGCACTTGAAATGCCTGATGAGCTGCTATTAATTGCTAATGTATTATTCATGTGGTTCACCAAACCATCCTTGAAATAACTGATGTTATAAATAAGGGGCCAACACCATTAATCTAAGCCAGACTTAGTATAAAAGtgattctttttcatttatgctaatgtatgcatgtgtgctgAGGGTTTTCTTTTACCATGAAGGGGATGGGGAAGTGGTGCAGTCTGGGGGGAGGGTGGTAGTGGGGCAGGTGGGAGTGCAGGTGCCCTGGAGGGTACGGTGCCACAGTCACTCCAGCCTCAATGCCGAGCTCCCTGTTGGCGAACACGTAACGAGCAATCAGTCATCATTACATCAAAACTTTTTTCTGGTGGAGctgaacataaaacataaaatcaagGAAGGGTTGCGTCAcgttaaaatgtgaaatatatgaTTAGCTGACATTAAACTGGGGTTAAACTGGGGCTAAAAGTAACCATCTGCCCAGCCTCATTGCCTCTGACACTGACCATGCTGTTCTCTGCTCAGGCTGGCGAGGGTGGGAAGACATAGTTTGTGGCACATGGATGTGGTGTCCGTGGCCGTAGTTGGGGTGCATTCTGTGTGGGTGGGGAGGAGGACGCTCATGTGCTCGtctgcagggaaagaaaaacacatatcaTATATTCATATCTGGAGTTTTGTCTTTCACTTCAagatgatgggggggggggcgaagtgagagagagagagaacgcaATGGCGGTACTCACGTGGGGTGCTGCATCATCCTGCGCCTCTGGACCTCCATCCTCTGCAGCATCTCGTGTTGATGAAGCCTCTGCACCGAAGCCCCGAGTGCCGGTATATGGTGTGGCAGGGTCTGGTGGTCCGTAGGCAGGTGCTGGGCCAGCGGGGCACTTGAACTAGAGAGGTGGTGGGtagacagaggagggggaggggcagGGGGCACAGCGTGGCCTGAAGGGTGGGAAGGCAGTGGCGGATGAAAGGTGACAGTGTGGGGAATGACATAATCGCCTTGAGGAGGGGGCTGAGGCGTAAGCTGGGGGTTCCCGTGGGAATGAGGACAGGCGGAGGAGGGCTGATGGTGCAGTGAGCGTGCTAGAGGGCCATctgggaaagagaaaaagaaaaaaaattgaggaAAACATCTTTCAAAACTGAAGGCTAATGCTGCAAACACTCTCCTCTTTATTGTTGACAATTCCCATCAGacaatgtgtgagtgtgtccgTCGATACTTTCACGACTTTTACAGCCTGTCTGTGGCACTCAGCCCCAAATGCATTTGTTCTGACTCAAGGCATCTCAAATAGATTCTATTCAAAAAACACTCAAACGAACCTTCAAAGCCCATGGTCACTGCAATCAAGACACATGTCAGCCAGtacaaaaatgtgattgttttggATCCCAAGattcatctgtttgtctttggttaatcattttgtgttgtgtttttttctctacaaCCCTGACTCTAGACTCCAATGGAGGAACGTTctttatacaatcatgtgtttcacaaagggTTGAACTGCGCACCATACTCGTTTCTAAACAACTGGACCTTTTGAGGATGCACCCTTTTCCATACCAAATCATGAcactatcacctgttaccaatgaacctgtttacctttGGAATCTTCcacagtcttttgttgctcctgtcccaACATGTTTATGCGTGTACGTGTAATTGTCAAAAGGTTTTAGCAAATTAtcatgtaatgttttatttatgttttatacagCGTCTGCCTTTTTAGAATCAGATTTGTACATTGGAGCTCTATGGAGCAGAGGATTAAGCTCCACCAGGCTTTAGgtacaaagaaaatatttcaaaacagaatctttttttttttcagtatctgTGATTTGTTAAGATAAATATAAAGTTTGTCACCAGATTCAtcctttaaagggtaactccatcagttttccaaaatgtgatgcctacattacccacaatgcaattacTCATTAAGTAACATCACTTGAGGATATTTATCAGTTTACCTGTGGTTTCCTCCAGacacacatatgcagtagtactgaCCTGTAAAGAcactttaatgtataaaattggtggagttatcCTTTATGGAAATTAccaaacaaaattcaaaatgttggTAAAATGGTTTAACATTTGTACTCTATGCTAGCAGACAGACTTTTGGGCTCATCATGTAACAGATAAGGCCTTTGtagcagtttttttgttgatgtaAACATTTCCTTATAAATGTGACAGGTTTCTGGCGAAGACAAAACGATCTGAGCTCACTACTGTGACTCATCCATTtaataaatattcattcatttttgggtttttgttctTCTAGGTGCAGACGTCCTTGCTACTTGTCCAAGCAGCAGTATAAAAAGGAGACAGCAGGAATGGAGGTGAGTGCAGCAGGCACCAGTGTCAACTCACTCTTTCACTACAACCCCACCAGGGGAGCCTTGTGACAGCGCATCACTCTCTGTACTGAGCTATTCTGAGTCGAGTGAGCAATTAACTACTTCTGCCTGGTACAGTTCCCACAGCACTTGGCACATTAACCATCAGGCTCTGTTTAATTACTATTAGCACTAGGTTTTAGGAGTGCAGCTGTCTGCCAATTTTCAGAAGTACTATGGCACTGCAACATTTTCCAAAGGCTGTAGCTGATACTTGAAGTCCAACtgatattacattacattttgtttgttataGCAGATAGCTGCCCTGTAAATATCTTGTCCTGTGTTCTCCTTTGAGAAACAAAATCATAAATGGAAAAGGGGAAATCATTATTATGATATTCTTCATTTCGTTTGGTTTTGTTATTTGGAAGTTGGACAGTCAATCAAATCTTGCATAAAGCAGCGTCAGCCTTtcatcagaggcagagcagacagCCACATTGAGCCAGACTGCAGGCTGCTACACCACCAAAGCTATAGACTTTATACAACCATGAACCTTCCTGCTAAAGGCTCGTACTTGtataaattaaatacatgacATAGCTGTTGAAGAAGATAGGGCtgcaattaatgattattttcatcattggttcatctgcagattatttaCACAATAAATGAACTAATTCTTTAGACAAGAAAATTAGAGAAGAGTTTAAAGTGATGTCTCTGAATCACTTctttttgtcaaaccaacagccaaaaACCTGAGAACTTTTCACTGAcaatcataaatgacaaataaaagtgGCAAATCATTACATTTAAGGAGCTGGtaccagcaaatgtttggcatttttgctttaaaaacaagtgaaacgattaatcaattatcaaaatagccaGCAATTACTTGCCTTTCGATTAAATAGAATTATCAGTTTGCAGGTCAGACAGCCAATAAGCTGTTTAGCTGCAGCACATTAAACAGCATCTGGAGAAATCCAGACTCATCTTACAATTaccaacaaaaaacacctgaaacgTTGAGAAATTAAACCATTGTTGAATTTCTGCTAAAAGTGGTGTACTCACAGGAAGGGTGCATATAATGTCTGCAGGGCTGgggttgtgtttgtggctgggGTTGAGCCACCATAGAGGAGCTGAACGAGTCCACCACAGCTGGCTGGCTAGGCCCAGGGGTGGCCTGGGAAACGTAAGCAGGAGGACGTGACGTGGAGCCTGGGCAGCACGGGTCAAAAGCCGACGTGCTGCCATGGAAACTAGCCCCGTTTCCGCTGCTCCGAACACTGCTGTTGCTCAGGTCCACAGGCAGAGTTTGCTGTGGAAGGAAGGTGGAGATGTTTTAGACCAAGAAGAGCGACAAACTTCTCCTGTGGAATCCTAAATGAGTCTTCCTTTGAGATCATTATCCCAGACTTCAAATACACTCAGGCACAAGTTATACGCAGTTCAAGCAGTATATCATGTCCAATTAATTCTTGGGTTCACTGTAGAATTATCCTCTTTGAGTGAAAGGAACACATAGGATGAACCTTGCTGTTTAAAGAGCTGGAAAGTTGGACCATGACCTTTACtaacagagggggaggagggcagGATGATGCATAGCAAAGATTTGACAAAGCAATGAGGCACGCTAGCATGGCCAGACTAATTAAAACACTTCAATACTTAATCTTCTCACCTCACTCATACAGTCTTCATATTTGAAATGACACCCAGGTCACCGTTAATATTTAAACTACttggtgacatttttgtcaaaCTGAGCACAGCATGGGCGTACCTGGTCATGGTAGTGGCCTGTGTTGCTGCTACTActattgttgctgctgctgctgactccagCGCAGGGTGCAGGCAGAGCACTGGGTCGTTCCACAGGGCAGCTAGGCTCCTGAAAGGGTAGGGTGCCGGGGGGCTGCGGCGCTGGGTGATGGACATGGTGGATGAAGTGGTGAGCGTTGCCGTGGCTGTGGCCATGACTGTGGCCGTGCTGAGAGGCGCCTGTCTGCTGAGAGGACGGTGCCTGCAGGCAGCTTGAGTGGGAGTGGCTCAGGGACAGGTGACCAGGAGAGGGCCCTCCACAGGGGGAGTGCTGCTGACAGCAGGATGGGAGTCTGGGCATGGCCGTGCCTGCGTTTTCTCCTCCTGTGCCTGACAAACCTGGTCTGCTGTCATCTGGTGAGTAAGATATTAAGTTAGGAAAAACATAGGATGagacagcaaaacaataaaaaaaaaaaaaaataaaagtgactgAAAGGAAGTAATCCTGTAGCTGcctcagagcaaaacaaactaaatggtCCACAGTAGCTGGTTTCAACGTGCCATGTCCTGTCTTACCCTCTGTGGCTGTGCGAGTAGAGccactctgcctctgtgtgtgcatacttTCAGGTATTGAGCCTGGGCAGCTAGTGGAAGGGCCTGGGGCATCATTGAGCTCTGAGGTAGAGGCATGATGGGAagatgatgacgacgacgacCTGACTGTTTGAGGGTGAATGCTGCCAGAGGTTGTTGGCACAACTGAGAGATCTGGGAGAGAGCAAAAACGACAGGTGACTATTcagaaaaggaggaataaagACAATTGTAAAGGGTAAATACTGAATTAGAGAAGATGTTGGGGTCTGACTGTATATTTTGTTTCCCAAACACGACTAATGAAATTATTTTCACACCAAGGCTAAAATAATTGCTAACAAAGCCTTGAGAATTTTAAATGATAACATGTTGCGTGTTGATGTGCCAGTTGTTACCCGTAGATGAAAAGACATGATTTTCACAATTCGTGTCGTCacctaaaatcaaaaataacattttgtctGGAAAAAAGCGCCGACTATAGCATGTGTGTACTTGTCTGCGGAGGCTTAGCAgtcgaggagaggagcagaCCTAATTAGCATTCCAGTATGTGCGTCCCATCTGCTTTTCATATTCACAAATTaatttcccctctttctcctaAGAAATGCAAATACTCTAATACTCACTGGTGCTCTACCATTTTACTATCTGTCATAGGCGCGGGCTGTGATAAAGAGGCTGACGGTGGATACAAGTCACGTAATAACTGAGGttacaaagcagcagaaaataagtGCAACgtgaaaagaaatgcaaataaaaataaatatggtCGTGCTTGAGGTTAATGTGGGTTAATTTTAATGGTTTACATTCAACAACAAACTCTTTATTCTCATAACTGAGTGGGGTAATTGATGCAAGTTAGTATTTAAATCATTCTAACAGCCCATTTTGTTTAGGCACTTAGAAAATGGAGTCTAAAATATTTGCTTACTCAAGAGCaattgaaatacatttgtaaaGCTTTATTCAATAATTACTTTGTCCGGCAAATGCAACACATTATTCTTGTACTCAACAGTTCAAGGTACGCTTATTACTCCTCTTAGCATCCATAGAGGTCATATCTCATGCCTACATTGAGAAAAGATTTTAAGAGGCTTTGTGTGTGAAGCTCTGCAACCCGTTGAAAATTGATCTACTAAAATTCAGGGTGAAGTGACAGAAAGGATGAGCAGATAGATAGCAACTTTGGGACAATAAAGCTGTTAAGATGTTATGTTAATGTAATGAGTTTCACTGTATAAATTCAAGGTTAATATCACAGATCACTTAAGGAGATTCTTCTTCATGGCTGATAGTTAAGAAACatctgagaaaaatatatagAGAGAGTATTTTGTTACTTAATCTAGATTTGGGGCTCCACAAAATGCTACATACATAAAGGCTAAGACTGGCAGAGTGATGTGTTGTGTAAGGCAGTGAGGTGATATATCTTGGTTTACCCACTTACCCAAAATAGTTCATTCAATTCAGTAACTATCAAGTCTGCAGTTAAACCTAAGAGCACCCAGCATTACAACATCAAGGTGGAAGCCATCAGATGACTTGAAAATGAGACCTGATTAGAGGGATGTGTAGATGTCATCTAGACAGACAGTTAAAAGCTCATGGATGACGCGCTATCACTATGTTCATTCTTACCATCTTCATCCACAGTGAGGTCTACTACCTCCCCAGCATTCTGACGCAGTGGTTGGATGACAGTGGAGAGTCTGTGACGTCCACGTGGCTCCTGGAGACGATTCTGGGAGCAACTATTAGCCCAGATCCTGCTGAGACCCCCCACCGAGCGTGACCTGTAGACATACAGACATAGAAAACCTATTACAGGCAACTGCAGGACAGGACCGCCTGCACCTCACCAGGAATGTTCTCACAGCTCAGTGAAGCATTGGCTTCGCCACAGCCAAACTCTGGAGCTCATTTCCAGGACAGTGGCTGCTTTGACAAGAGGCTGCTGGTGAAAAGGTAGACGAGGAGGCAACACTGGCCTCCTGACAAATGCTTTTAGATCTTGCTAGCGAGGATATGAATTTTACTGCAGTCTCTTAAAACTGTATGTCAGTAAATTTCTTCTTCGGTGACTTTTACCTTTTgtgagaaaagacacaaaaaaaacccacactcTGAAAACAAACTTAGAAATTGTCTTACATCATGGCAGGAAAAGCATCAGGATAGCTACTGACATAAACAATGTCTCTAAACTATCTGCATCAGTATAATTCCAGGGTTGTAGCTCTGGCACCCATAAATGGAATACAGCctttattaatgttattaatgtgtgtctgacagctcACAATATCCATAGTAATGATAGGATGTATGacatttttccattacatcGACCGGCCTGGCTCATCTAGGTTTGACTGTGTATTTCAGCCCACTGtggcagggatttgcattttcattacaacagggctacctgcttgaaggtgtgtctttaactgaTGATGTGCTTGTTTTGTGTACTGGTCAAAAGACTGGCTGAAAAATGCTGCCAACAAAGCTCCACTAATTAATAGTAATAAATACTTTCATCTCCTGTATGTTCTTCGCAATTGAAGTCCTCAGTAATTAAgttatttaaaagcttttatcaTTGAGCCGCAAAATCAGGAAAAGTTGGGTTTTTACCAGCAGTAACTTTTTTCGCCTCGAAAAAATAAAGCAGGTATCTTAGAATATGAACATGGACACCTGAGAGAGACTACACTTCAAACAACATGTTACATGAGTTCAATGGGTCCTTAAGACTAGGGCAGTGTTACCTGTGTAAGGTGAGTGGTAAGCAAGAGCTAAAAAGAACAGCGAGCGCAGGGAGCGCCTGGTAAAGAGAACAGGTGACAGAAGGTTTGCAGTTTAGTagtaaattaaatgtacagTGAAGGCTGTAGCTGTCAGTAAAATAAAGGCTGCAGCTTTTCATGACCAAGGTGAAGTCTCTCAGCTGTTTCATTACTGCATAGACGTCGGATCAAGAGGGGGAGAGCAGCCACCTTTCTCACGGATGAGAGAGGGGCAACTCACCAAACTCAGGCCAAACTGTAAAGAAGcagtgctgatcaaacatgagTCAACATACTACATCGCCTTTTTCTTGCCTCGCAtcttttcaaaaacatattcatgTGTACTGTTTACCGAATGTCACGAATGTTTGTCACCAGCTGACTGCCATTTTGttcctgtttcatttcaaatgagcCAAGACCAGACACCGCCCAACCAGCAATACGTAACAGGAGTGTTTGTAAGTCCAGTGCAGCTTTGTGGTTGTAGGTTTTCTGCCGTTTAAGCAAAATGGCACACAACAGCCCTTTTCCTCAGTTTTTTCATTGTCATGTAGCATCAGTTTCGATTACTTGTGTCCTTCTACTTCATAGACAGACCAGTTTTAAGGAAAAGACCATCTGCTTTAATAATTACATGcttctttaatgttttcttttccatgaCAATTGATCATGAAACAAAAGGGTCTGTAATTCTCCTTTTCTGTAAAGTCAGTATCAGATCAGTCTGCCTCTGAGTGGCTTCAAAATGATGGTAGTGCTATGTATGGCCCAGAACACTCACTCAATGGCACATtgacacaaaatacacattatCCCATTTAAATGTCCCTGCGCATCTTAGAAAGAAATACCTAATACAGCTGCAAAGAtcacacaaaacagacagacagacagacagacagacagacagacagacagacagacagacagacagacagacacacacacacacacacacacacacacacacacacacacacacacacaggtaacttGTTCTCTCAGGACTACAGTTAATACTCTAATGGAGCTTTGAATCCATGACCACCTTCAATCTAAATCTCATCATTCTTTCTTTCACCCACCTTTCTCTTTCCTACACGTACTTGCCTTTGTTCATCCCT includes:
- the rnf111 gene encoding E3 ubiquitin-protein ligase Arkadia isoform X2, coding for MKSEVPSEAPSRQEHLKEPLVNPEPMEAAKSFPNNMEVIGKAGSEFETLCESRHLPLRDTGTHRDSERSLPGRRKRKGQQAGPSDCSLKEGHISESSLAPQRPRVELLQHPSEDEHNHESSFSDCASSPSSSLRFGDSDTLSSEDEGEAGATGGQHKAPALTTGGATGVGLRPVLGRTRGNRSHKWVRSEAEPVLLKRPCLSSRRPLHRKRFVKTAPGGGQRTQKQKERLLLQRKKREVIARRKYALLHSTSSSSEELSSDSSSPSSTEGEDELYVDVSSTSSQPNSATVATGALDEDVVVIESTPAPAPAVPASEEINVTSTDSEVEIVTVGDGFRSRSVGGLSRIWANSCSQNRLQEPRGRHRLSTVIQPLRQNAGEVVDLTVDEDDLSVVPTTSGSIHPQTVRSSSSSSSHHASTSELNDAPGPSTSCPGSIPESMHTQRQSGSTRTATEDDSRPGLSGTGGENAGTAMPRLPSCCQQHSPCGGPSPGHLSLSHSHSSCLQAPSSQQTGASQHGHSHGHSHGNAHHFIHHVHHPAPQPPGTLPFQEPSCPVERPSALPAPCAGVSSSSNNSSSSNTGHYHDQQTLPVDLSNSSVRSSGNGASFHGSTSAFDPCCPGSTSRPPAYVSQATPGPSQPAVVDSFSSSMVAQPQPQTQPQPCRHYMHPSYGPLARSLHHQPSSACPHSHGNPQLTPQPPPQGDYVIPHTVTFHPPLPSHPSGHAVPPAPPPPLSTHHLSSSSAPLAQHLPTDHQTLPHHIPALGASVQRLHQHEMLQRMEVQRRRMMQHPTRAHERPPPHPHRMHPNYGHGHHIHVPQTMSSHPRQPEQRTAWELGIEAGVTVAPYPPGHLHSHLPHYHPPPRLHHFPIPFMHTGISEVTYPHIRYISSRMTGFGRTYEDLLHLEERLGTVNRGASQGTIERCTYPHKYKKVLERDIDQQLTPEAWASIGKNMHATPESRKLHGKQDEDEGADEDTEEKCTICLSILEEGEDVRRLPCMHLFHQLCVDQWLLTNKKCPICRVDIEAQLSAES
- the rnf111 gene encoding E3 ubiquitin-protein ligase Arkadia isoform X1, whose product is MKSEVPSEAPSRQEHLKEPLVNPEPMEAAKSFPNNMEVIGKAGSEFETLCESRHLPLRDTGTHRDSERSLPGRRKRKGQQAGPSDCSLKEGHISESSLAPQRPRVELLQHPSEDEHNHESSFSDCASSPSSSLRFGDSDTLSSEDEGEAGATGGQHKAPALTTGGATGVGLRPVLGRTRGNRSHKWVRSEAEPVLLKRPCLSSRRPLHRKRFVKTAPGGGQRTQKQKERLLLQRKKREVIARRKYALLHSTSSSSEELSSDSSSPSSTEGEDELYVDVSSTSSQPNSATVATGALDEDVVVIESTPAPAPAVPASEEINVTSTDSEVEIVTVGDGFRSRSVGGLSRIWANSCSQNRLQEPRGRHRLSTVIQPLRQNAGEVVDLTVDEDDLSVVPTTSGSIHPQTVRSSSSSSSHHASTSELNDAPGPSTSCPGSIPESMHTQRQSGSTRTATEDDSRPGLSGTGGENAGTAMPRLPSCCQQHSPCGGPSPGHLSLSHSHSSCLQAPSSQQTGASQHGHSHGHSHGNAHHFIHHVHHPAPQPPGTLPFQEPSCPVERPSALPAPCAGVSSSSNNSSSSNTGHYHDQQTLPVDLSNSSVRSSGNGASFHGSTSAFDPCCPGSTSRPPAYVSQATPGPSQPAVVDSFSSSMVAQPQPQTQPQPCRHYMHPSYGPLARSLHHQPSSACPHSHGNPQLTPQPPPQGDYVIPHTVTFHPPLPSHPSGHAVPPAPPPPLSTHHLSSSSAPLAQHLPTDHQTLPHHIPALGASVQRLHQHEMLQRMEVQRRRMMQHPTRAHERPPPHPHRMHPNYGHGHHIHVPQTMSSHPRQPEQRTAWELGIEAGVTVAPYPPGHLHSHLPHYHPPPRLHHFPIPFMHTGISEVTYPHIRYISSRMTGFGRTYEDLLHLEERLGTVNRGASQGTIERCTYPHKYKKKVLERDIDQQLTPEAWASIGKNMHATPESRKLHGKQDEDEGADEDTEEKCTICLSILEEGEDVRRLPCMHLFHQLCVDQWLLTNKKCPICRVDIEAQLSAES
- the rnf111 gene encoding E3 ubiquitin-protein ligase Arkadia isoform X3, with the translated sequence MKSEVPSEAPSRQEHLKEPLVNPEPMEAAKSFPNNMEVIGKAGSEFETLCESRHLPLRDTGTHRDSERSLPGRRKRKGQQAGPSDCSLKEGHISESSLAPQRPRVELLQHPSEDEHNHESSFSDCASSPSSSLRFGDSDTLSSEDEGEAGATGGQHKAPALTTGGATGVGLRPVLGRTRGNRSHKWVRSEAEPVLLKRPCLSSRRPLHRKRFVKTAPGGGQRTQKQKERLLLQRKKREVIARRKYALLHSTSSSSEELSSDSSSPSSTEGEDELYVDVSSTSSQPNSATVATGALDEDVVVIESTPAPAPAVPASEEINVTSTDSEVEIVTVGDGFRSRSVGGLSRIWANSCSQNRLQEPRGRHRLSTVIQPLRQNAGEVVDLTVDEDDLSVVPTTSGSIHPQTVRSSSSSSSHHASTSELNDAPGPSTSCPGSIPESMHTQRQSGSTRTATEDDSRPGLSGTGGENAGTAMPRLPSCCQQHSPCGGPSPGHLSLSHSHSSCLQAPSSQQTGASQHGHSHGHSHGNAHHFIHHVHHPAPQPPGTLPFQEPSCPVERPSALPAPCAGVSSSSNNSSSSNTGHYHDQQTLPVDLSNSSVRSSGNGASFHGSTSAFDPCCPGSTSRPPAYVSQATPGPSQPAVVDSFSSSMVAQPQPQTQPQPCRHYMHPSYGPLARSLHHQPSSACPHSHGNPQLTPQPPPQGDYVIPHTVTFHPPLPSHPSGHAVPPAPPPPLSTHHLSSSSAPLAQHLPTDHQTLPHHIPALGASVQRLHQHEMLQRMEVQRRRMMQHPTRAHERPPPHPHRMHPNYGHGHHIHVPQTMSSHPRQPEQRTAWELGIEAGVTVAPYPPGHLHSHLPHYHPPPRLHHFPIPFMHTGISEVTYPHIRYISSRMTGFGRTYEDLLHLEERLGTVNRGASQGTIERCTYPHKYKKRKLHGKQDEDEGADEDTEEKCTICLSILEEGEDVRRLPCMHLFHQLCVDQWLLTNKKCPICRVDIEAQLSAES